AAGCCGGCGGCCAGGCCGACCGGGTTGGGAAAGGCGCGACCCCAGCAGTTTGTCGCCAGGATCGGGTCGCTTCTGGCGCCGCCACCACCGGCAAGCCCCGCCTCCAGGGCGCGCAAGGTCAGGTTGTGCGCCGCCTCCGGCTCCAAACAACGTAAGACGGGGCCGAACAGACGAAATGGATCCGGCACATTCCCTCACCGCGAGTTGACGCGCCCGTCAGCCTAACGCAAGCGCGTAAGACTGCACAGAAGGCTGGAGACGTGATAACAAGCCGCCCCTCCAGATTCCCAGCAAGAAGGATCGCGCCATGCAGTCCCTGACCTATTACGACGGCGACTTTACCGAAGGCAATCCCATGATCATGGGACCGATGGATCAGTCCTTCTGGTTTGCCACGATGATCTTCGATGGCGCGCGGGCCTTTGATGGCGTCCTGCCGGATATCGAGAAGCACAGCGAGCGCTGCCTGAAGTCCGCCCGCATCATGGGCATGGAGCCGAAGGAAACGCTGGAGGAGCTGATCGACTTGACCATCACCATGGCGCGCAAGTTTCCGCGTGACATGCAGCTCTACATCCGCCCGACCTATTGGTGCGGCGAGACCGACGCGCTTTATCCTGACCCGGATCTCACCAAGTTCCTGCTGTGCGTTCACGAGGCGCCGATGGAGGAACCTAAGGGAGGAAGCGTGATGCTGTCATCGTTTCGCCGTCCGGCGCCGGACATGGCGATGACTCTCGCCAAGGCCTCGAGCCTTTATCCGGTGACCGGCGAAGCGCTACGTGAGGCCCGGGCCAAGGGTTTCGGCAACGCGGTCATGTTGGACCACGAAGGCCATGTCGCGGAGTTTGCGACCTCGAACCTGTTCACCGCCAAGGACGGCGTCGTGCACACGCCGGTGCCCAACGGCACCTTCCTGAACGGCATCAC
The genomic region above belongs to Pseudomonadota bacterium and contains:
- a CDS encoding branched-chain amino acid aminotransferase, translating into MQSLTYYDGDFTEGNPMIMGPMDQSFWFATMIFDGARAFDGVLPDIEKHSERCLKSARIMGMEPKETLEELIDLTITMARKFPRDMQLYIRPTYWCGETDALYPDPDLTKFLLCVHEAPMEEPKGGSVMLSSFRRPAPDMAMTLAKASSLYPVTGEALREARAKGFGNAVMLDHEGHVAEFATSNLFTAKDGVVHTPVPNGTFLNGITRQRVIGQLRDTGVEVVERSMTYDDVASADEVFSTGNYSKVLPVTKVDDRDLQPGPIYRKARELYFDFARESATTY